One genomic window of Anaeromicrobium sediminis includes the following:
- a CDS encoding lytic transglycosylase domain-containing protein produces the protein MLILLAFVIIVATSSLMSINWILKIIYPTDYNEIVYKYAYEYDLDPYLVFSIIKAESKFKEKATSIKDAKGLMQIAPITGRWAAEVLKIEDYNEDMLYMPELNIKMGCWYLSTLKKEFNGNLKNVIAAYNAGSGNVKKWLNNDTYSQDGELVQIPFEETRKYTVKVLTGYKVYKIIYEKNT, from the coding sequence ATGTTAATTCTTTTAGCCTTTGTCATTATTGTTGCTACTAGTAGTCTTATGAGCATAAATTGGATATTAAAAATAATATATCCAACAGATTATAATGAAATTGTATATAAATATGCTTATGAATACGATTTAGATCCTTATTTAGTATTCTCTATAATAAAAGCAGAAAGTAAATTTAAAGAAAAGGCCACTTCTATAAAGGATGCCAAAGGTCTTATGCAAATAGCACCAATAACTGGTAGGTGGGCTGCAGAAGTATTAAAAATTGAAGATTATAATGAAGATATGCTCTATATGCCCGAATTAAATATTAAAATGGGATGTTGGTACTTAAGCACCTTAAAAAAAGAATTTAATGGAAACCTTAAAAATGTCATAGCTGCCTACAATGCAGGTAGTGGAAATGTAAAAAAGTGGTTAAATAATGATACCTACTCACAAGATGGAGAGTTAGTACAAATACCTTTTGAGGAAACTAGGAAATATACAGTAAAAGTTTTAACAGGATATAAGGTATACAAGATAATCTATGAAAAAAATACATAA
- a CDS encoding nicotinate phosphoribosyltransferase, whose translation MKQVKSLKDIEGISNIDREIHSATHDDILKGLTTDVYFLRTLDILESMKLEDSIVTAEIFARKPGIFAGIEEVKAMLKGKDIEVWAVDEGESFEPKDTLIRIKGPYSEFGVFETAMLGSLASASGWATASKEVKEACDGKPFLCFGARHVHPAVAPVMERAAVIGGANGVSCVLAGSMIGIDPTGTLPHAAMLIAGDTLDVAKAYNEVSPEDHKRIVLVDTFKDEVEESIRIAKELGDKLYAIRLDTPSERGGVTPNLVREVRSKLDINGFENVKIFVSGGLKPEKIKLLSEAGADSFGVGSYISGASAIDMTMDIKEVNGQPVAKRGRIPGMIENKKLKKIF comes from the coding sequence ATGAAACAGGTAAAGAGCTTAAAGGACATTGAAGGAATAAGTAATATAGATAGAGAAATTCACTCAGCAACTCATGATGATATATTAAAAGGCCTTACTACGGATGTGTATTTTTTAAGAACCCTTGATATATTAGAAAGTATGAAATTAGAAGATTCTATTGTTACAGCAGAAATATTTGCTAGAAAACCTGGTATCTTTGCAGGAATAGAAGAAGTAAAGGCCATGTTAAAGGGAAAAGATATTGAAGTATGGGCTGTAGATGAAGGAGAGTCCTTTGAACCAAAGGATACACTAATTAGAATAAAGGGACCATATAGTGAATTTGGAGTATTTGAAACAGCCATGCTAGGAAGTTTAGCAAGTGCTAGTGGTTGGGCTACTGCATCAAAAGAGGTAAAGGAAGCTTGTGACGGAAAGCCATTTTTATGTTTTGGGGCTAGACATGTACATCCAGCAGTGGCACCAGTAATGGAAAGGGCAGCTGTAATAGGCGGTGCTAATGGAGTAAGTTGTGTTTTAGCAGGAAGTATGATAGGTATAGATCCTACAGGAACATTACCTCATGCTGCTATGTTAATTGCAGGAGATACATTAGACGTGGCAAAAGCATATAATGAAGTATCACCAGAAGATCATAAAAGAATTGTATTAGTAGATACCTTTAAAGATGAAGTAGAAGAGAGTATAAGAATAGCTAAAGAACTTGGAGACAAACTGTATGCTATAAGACTGGATACTCCTAGTGAAAGAGGAGGAGTTACTCCTAATTTAGTAAGGGAAGTTAGATCAAAATTAGATATAAATGGATTCGAAAATGTGAAAATATTCGTATCTGGTGGATTAAAGCCAGAAAAAATCAAATTATTATCAGAAGCAGGTGCAGATTCATTTGGAGTTGGAAGTTATATATCTGGTGCTTCAGCTATAGATATGACTATGGATATAAAAGAAGTAAATGGACAACCTGTGGCAAAAAGAGGAAGAATTCCTGGGATGATAGAAAACAAAAAGTTAAAAAAGATTTTTTAA
- a CDS encoding SPOR domain-containing protein: protein MRRNRRGFRKESKYKKFLLVLIFCILLPVVAVYGGFYASRYVILPAIMWNEDEVKKETIVEDTQEKKVESKEESTKVEKSPSKSEGTEYAIKGMTIYGIQIGSFANMENAKIQLKELEDKNIMGRIVEKNNFKVIVGFGSKRETIDKIMPIVKEDFKEAFVFEQYIEEKKIIGENSDKEHFVKLNEINKKVFEEMEKIEEYLVESKGTDVELNSSGIEKNIKEIKGLEKELEDINISNKGKEFKEKYTNIMGEFTKSLSNQISSDNVEKSIIGFLDKYSKLHTNN, encoded by the coding sequence ATGAGAAGAAATAGGAGGGGTTTTAGAAAAGAAAGTAAATATAAAAAGTTTTTGTTGGTATTAATATTTTGTATACTTCTTCCTGTTGTAGCCGTATATGGAGGGTTCTATGCTTCCCGATATGTAATACTACCAGCTATAATGTGGAATGAAGATGAGGTTAAAAAAGAAACAATAGTAGAAGATACACAAGAGAAAAAAGTGGAAAGTAAAGAGGAGTCAACAAAAGTAGAAAAATCACCAAGTAAATCCGAGGGAACTGAATATGCAATAAAGGGAATGACCATATATGGAATTCAAATAGGAAGTTTTGCTAATATGGAAAATGCCAAGATTCAATTAAAGGAATTAGAAGATAAAAATATTATGGGAAGAATTGTAGAAAAAAATAATTTTAAAGTTATAGTAGGATTTGGATCTAAGAGAGAAACTATAGACAAGATTATGCCTATTGTAAAAGAAGACTTTAAAGAGGCCTTTGTGTTTGAACAATACATAGAAGAAAAAAAAATAATAGGTGAAAATAGTGATAAGGAACATTTTGTAAAATTAAACGAAATAAATAAAAAGGTATTTGAGGAAATGGAAAAGATAGAAGAATATTTAGTTGAATCTAAAGGAACAGATGTTGAATTAAATAGCAGTGGAATAGAGAAGAATATAAAGGAAATAAAGGGATTAGAAAAGGAATTAGAGGATATAAACATAAGTAATAAAGGAAAAGAATTTAAGGAAAAATACACAAATATAATGGGAGAATTTACAAAAAGCTTATCTAATCAGATTAGCTCAGATAATGTAGAAAAAAGTATAATAGGATTTTTAGATAAGTACTCTAAGCTTCATACAAATAACTAA
- a CDS encoding ATP-binding protein, translated as MKENHTIIRQEYDIIKNDFARAGEASSNIKKILRQLGIDSAKIRKTAIATYEAEMNIVIHSNGGKIIFSISEDKIKIGAHDRGPGIKDIGLAMQEGYSTASNKVRELGFGAGMGLPNIKRCADNLTIDSKEGEYTRLDMEILL; from the coding sequence ATGAAAGAAAACCATACAATAATAAGACAAGAATATGATATTATAAAAAATGATTTTGCAAGGGCAGGAGAAGCATCTAGCAATATCAAAAAAATTTTGAGGCAACTGGGAATTGATTCTGCAAAAATACGGAAAACTGCAATAGCTACTTATGAGGCAGAAATGAATATAGTAATACATTCTAATGGGGGCAAAATAATATTCTCCATTAGTGAAGATAAAATAAAAATAGGAGCTCATGATAGGGGCCCAGGTATTAAAGATATAGGATTAGCCATGCAAGAAGGTTACTCTACTGCATCTAATAAGGTAAGGGAACTGGGCTTTGGAGCTGGTATGGGACTTCCTAATATTAAAAGGTGTGCAGATAATTTGACAATAGATAGTAAAGAAGGAGAATATACTAGATTAGATATGGAAATATTACTTTAA
- the coaE gene encoding dephospho-CoA kinase (Dephospho-CoA kinase (CoaE) performs the final step in coenzyme A biosynthesis.) yields MKLSKDDGNMTKVIGLTGGIASGKSTVSNMLRDRNIPIIDADLISRQIVEPGSPTLHEISKAFGCDVLKEDGTLDRKKLGNIVFSDKCKLEKLNEITHKRIGEEFVKRIEELKKDNKLIIVDAPLLIEAKMMDLVDEIWLVVVDEQVQIDRLMKRNNLSKEDAIKRIKSQMSLEEKKKYAHIIIDNNKNIHHLKEQVEYILKNVIGGLN; encoded by the coding sequence ATGAAACTAAGTAAGGATGATGGTAATATGACTAAAGTAATTGGATTAACAGGAGGTATCGCATCAGGAAAAAGCACCGTATCTAATATGCTCAGGGATCGCAATATACCTATAATAGATGCGGATCTAATAAGTAGACAAATTGTTGAACCGGGAAGTCCTACCCTTCATGAGATTTCTAAAGCCTTTGGTTGTGATGTATTAAAGGAAGATGGTACTTTGGATCGAAAAAAACTTGGAAATATTGTTTTTTCAGATAAATGTAAATTAGAAAAACTAAATGAAATAACCCATAAAAGAATAGGCGAAGAATTTGTAAAGAGAATAGAAGAACTAAAAAAGGATAATAAATTAATTATAGTAGATGCTCCACTTTTAATAGAAGCTAAAATGATGGATCTAGTAGATGAGATTTGGCTTGTAGTAGTAGATGAGCAGGTTCAAATAGATAGGTTAATGAAAAGAAATAATCTATCTAAGGAAGATGCCATAAAGAGAATAAAATCTCAAATGAGTTTAGAAGAAAAGAAAAAGTATGCCCATATAATTATTGATAATAATAAAAATATACACCATTTAAAAGAACAAGTAGAATATATACTTAAAAATGTTATCGGAGGTTTAAATTGA
- a CDS encoding DUF441 domain-containing protein, producing the protein MSQQYIGNLSLLVLLVLSILGKNNSLAVAITTLMFFSLMGKIGPGFNTVSDAVLNSLDKYGLKLGVILLMMGVLAPFALGQIDPAELLKGLKSYRGWLALLAGVLVAIFGAYGGTLLDVDPNIVTPVVLGTILGIVVFKGYPVGPLIGSGIAYALISMVDALMKK; encoded by the coding sequence ATGAGTCAACAATACATAGGCAATTTGTCGTTATTAGTACTTTTAGTATTATCCATATTAGGGAAGAATAATTCTTTAGCGGTGGCCATAACTACTTTGATGTTTTTTTCACTAATGGGTAAAATAGGTCCAGGATTTAATACAGTGTCTGATGCAGTATTGAATTCTTTGGATAAATATGGATTAAAATTAGGTGTTATTTTGTTGATGATGGGAGTACTAGCTCCCTTTGCATTAGGTCAGATAGACCCAGCTGAACTTTTAAAAGGACTAAAATCATATAGGGGATGGCTTGCCCTATTAGCAGGAGTCTTAGTGGCCATATTTGGTGCTTATGGGGGTACCCTTCTTGACGTGGACCCTAATATAGTCACTCCTGTTGTTTTAGGAACCATATTAGGAATTGTTGTGTTTAAAGGTTATCCAGTTGGTCCTCTTATAGGATCTGGAATTGCATATGCTTTAATCAGCATGGTAGATGCACTTATGAAAAAGTAG
- a CDS encoding C40 family peptidase: MSILRRCKKAVITLAATSILLIPITVEGLDKGIIIGDNVNIRNATDLNSKVVSTIKLGSYVDVLENNKNWYKVQANDKTGWIYGDYIVVDGSNDNYKKGVATSNVNFRKEPNMKGSIIKTIKENTEVLIVESKEDWLKVELDNVQGWLNKNYVKVQSNYPKGFIKGNSVNIREKANKEANVIAKVNSQEVSIMGYESDWYNIVLANGSEGWTHKSLIDVVSKTTTSRGAASSRALSVVNIAKGKMGKRYVWGATGPNSFDCSGFTYYVYKQLGIKLPRVSRSQATVGTPVSKGQLLPGDLVFFKGSAGTINHVGIYIGNGDFIHSSSGKKAMKVIVSNLNTGSYKRRYVKARRVL; this comes from the coding sequence GTGAGTATATTAAGAAGGTGTAAAAAGGCCGTAATAACCTTAGCTGCTACATCTATTCTGTTAATACCTATAACTGTAGAAGGTTTAGATAAAGGGATAATTATAGGAGACAATGTAAATATAAGAAATGCTACAGATTTGAATTCTAAAGTTGTAAGTACTATTAAACTAGGTTCTTATGTGGACGTTTTAGAAAATAATAAGAATTGGTATAAGGTACAAGCAAATGATAAGACAGGATGGATATACGGAGACTATATAGTTGTAGATGGTTCCAATGATAATTATAAAAAGGGAGTAGCTACATCTAATGTGAATTTTAGAAAAGAACCTAATATGAAAGGGTCAATTATAAAGACTATTAAAGAGAACACAGAAGTTTTAATTGTAGAATCAAAAGAGGATTGGCTAAAAGTAGAATTAGATAATGTACAAGGGTGGCTAAATAAAAACTACGTTAAAGTACAATCTAACTATCCTAAGGGATTTATAAAAGGAAACAGTGTTAATATTAGAGAAAAAGCTAATAAAGAAGCTAATGTAATTGCCAAAGTAAACTCTCAAGAAGTATCAATTATGGGATATGAAAGTGATTGGTATAATATAGTACTTGCAAATGGAAGTGAAGGGTGGACTCATAAAAGTCTAATTGATGTTGTAAGTAAAACAACTACCTCTAGAGGGGCGGCAAGTAGTAGAGCTTTAAGTGTGGTAAACATAGCTAAAGGCAAAATGGGTAAAAGATATGTATGGGGAGCCACAGGTCCGAATTCATTTGATTGTTCTGGTTTTACTTATTATGTGTACAAGCAATTGGGGATTAAATTACCTAGAGTATCAAGGTCTCAGGCAACTGTAGGTACACCTGTATCAAAAGGTCAATTACTTCCTGGAGATTTAGTATTTTTCAAAGGAAGCGCAGGCACGATAAATCATGTCGGTATATATATAGGAAATGGTGACTTTATACATTCTTCTTCTGGAAAGAAAGCTATGAAAGTAATAGTATCTAATTTAAATACAGGGTCTTACAAAAGAAGATATGTGAAGGCAAGAAGGGTGTTATAG
- a CDS encoding ABC transporter substrate-binding protein has protein sequence MPKFNKSIFLIIFIISLCLLQGCQVKNTENEEVKVIEEKKVTSKYGGTLRIPVVQAKTLNPLLDNSRSMYYFNKLIYESLFEVDKDLNITPLLAEDINYVDETTLIINLKNNIKWQDGYNFNSDDVKFTVDALKKNIYGDEISTYAYLVENIKSINTKGSYSVEIKLNKPDYKYERKLIFPIIPKHKFKTIGNVYTSLDIIPIGTGPYEVESYEKRKRVLLRAREDYWNEKPYIDFIEGIYVPTDAAALSLLQSEEVHVVEADYYDWDKYKEDENLIIHEFSTLELEFININLNDEKLRDINLRKAIYYGIDRTKIIDDIYLGHGTILNYPFVKYDLGNNKKDPKDTVEAFKYLANMETNNRIKLNLLVNDSDERVKSAKYILNDLAQIGIDVNVQVVNWDEYMKRIKMSDYDMVLMGVDLKESLSTDFLLNSSQNPFFSYKNEELNVLTSKLPGVANELDREVIRKEITDIYMNDMSYISLFIRNKAIISSKKIKGSLSPNLFNIYNNINKWYIEN, from the coding sequence ATGCCTAAGTTTAATAAGAGCATATTTTTAATAATATTTATAATTAGTTTATGTTTACTTCAAGGATGCCAGGTGAAAAATACTGAAAATGAAGAAGTAAAGGTTATAGAGGAGAAAAAAGTCACTTCAAAGTACGGTGGTACTTTAAGAATACCAGTAGTACAAGCTAAAACTCTAAATCCTTTATTAGATAATAGTAGATCAATGTATTATTTTAATAAATTAATATATGAGAGTTTGTTTGAAGTAGACAAGGATTTAAACATAACTCCATTGTTAGCGGAGGATATTAATTATGTAGACGAGACTACTCTTATAATTAATTTAAAAAATAATATAAAATGGCAAGATGGGTATAACTTTAATTCTGATGATGTTAAATTTACAGTGGATGCACTGAAAAAAAACATATATGGAGATGAAATATCAACCTATGCGTATTTAGTTGAAAATATTAAAAGTATAAATACTAAGGGATCTTATTCTGTAGAAATTAAATTAAATAAACCTGATTATAAGTATGAGAGAAAGTTAATTTTTCCAATAATACCTAAGCACAAATTTAAAACAATAGGAAATGTATATACTAGTTTAGATATAATTCCCATAGGAACTGGACCTTATGAAGTTGAATCTTATGAAAAGCGTAAAAGAGTGTTACTTAGGGCTAGAGAAGACTATTGGAATGAAAAGCCCTATATTGATTTTATAGAAGGAATATATGTTCCAACAGACGCAGCGGCATTATCATTGCTGCAATCTGAGGAAGTTCATGTTGTAGAAGCCGATTACTATGATTGGGATAAATATAAAGAAGATGAAAATCTTATTATTCATGAATTTTCTACTCTGGAGCTTGAATTTATCAATATAAATTTAAATGATGAAAAATTAAGAGACATAAACTTAAGAAAAGCTATTTACTATGGAATTGATAGAACTAAAATAATTGATGATATATATTTAGGCCATGGAACAATACTCAATTACCCCTTTGTAAAGTATGACCTGGGAAATAATAAAAAGGACCCTAAAGATACGGTGGAGGCTTTTAAGTATTTGGCTAATATGGAGACTAACAATAGAATAAAGTTGAACTTATTAGTGAATGATAGTGATGAAAGAGTAAAATCTGCTAAATATATATTAAATGATTTAGCACAAATAGGTATTGATGTTAATGTTCAAGTAGTTAATTGGGATGAATATATGAAAAGAATAAAAATGTCAGACTATGATATGGTTTTAATGGGTGTGGATTTGAAAGAAAGTTTAAGTACTGATTTCTTGTTAAATTCTAGCCAAAACCCTTTTTTCTCTTATAAAAATGAAGAGTTAAATGTACTTACAAGCAAACTACCTGGTGTAGCTAATGAGCTAGACAGGGAAGTTATTAGAAAGGAAATTACAGATATATATATGAATGATATGTCTTATATAAGCCTTTTTATAAGAAATAAAGCTATAATTAGTTCAAAAAAAATAAAGGGAAGTTTATCACCAAACCTATTTAATATATATAATAATATTAACAAGTGGTATATAGAGAATTGA